In Archangium lipolyticum, the following are encoded in one genomic region:
- a CDS encoding DEAD/DEAH box helicase, which yields MSVTAELLETVRGEARPETWSAGMGLARAGAVSVQSVGEEEAVLRVRATGRPAPLTTVLYPEDDIWECDCRGRVDPCEHVVAAAIILHQTVTQRAAAPRAPVQRAPAPRAPSPAPANQAVQAVARPGAAPKPERMVYRFKRVDGGLQLERLLVRPDNTARLLARSLASVLTNPVEAARIQVEPCDLIVDKLLMKPTRGALPPERLDALLRALEPARTVLFDGNLVSVSNEPLLPRVTVEDRGEQTVLKVEKDPRVTEVVTPGVVVCGGSLCRLGEQSLTGARLEKLPQERVFSPDQMGELTGKVLPDFARRMPVDVKSRRLPPIDRTLVPRISLELDQLDSGLSVLPTLVYGSPPSVRIDNGRMVYLKGAVPVRDEPAEQKLIHQLRDELNMVPGRRVTVQGKEAVQLADKLRRWRGGLTGDAARVVSPNVQLRPTLSVDAGATASGVPQVGFSFEFQVEGEGPGAPRTVDAGAVMRAWEEGLGLVPLEGGGWAPLPTAWLKTHGQRVADLLAARGADGRLANHAIPQLTGLCDALEHPPPPGLERLAPLVQGFEKLPDVQPPKDLTATLRPYQLQGVSWLTFLRQAGLGGVLADDMGLGKTLQTICTLGPGTLVVAPTSVLPNWEAEVKRFRPSLKVSVYHGPGRALDEAADVTLTTYALLRLDAEVLGAKEWDTVVLDEAQAIKNPDSQVARAAYGLRANFRVALSGTPIENRLEELWSLMHFTNRGLLGGRKEFEERWARPVSDNQKGAAEQLRARIRPFVLRRLKRDVAPELPPRTESVRHVTLNERERAVYDAVYAATREEVVSQLEEGGSVLKALEALLRLRQAACHPALVPGQQAKTSSKVQALIEALGTAVEDGHKALVFSQWTSMLDLIEPELREAGIGFIRLDGSTSNRGAVAESFQDPKGPPVMLISLKAGATGLNLTAADHVFLVDPWWNPSVEAQAADRAHRIGQQRPVMVYRLVSQGTVEEKILTLQEKKRALFESALGGASGAAAITRADLMQLLD from the coding sequence ATGTCCGTGACCGCGGAGTTGCTCGAAACCGTCCGGGGAGAAGCGCGCCCGGAGACCTGGTCCGCCGGCATGGGCCTTGCCCGCGCGGGCGCCGTCTCGGTGCAGTCCGTCGGTGAAGAAGAGGCCGTGCTGCGAGTGCGCGCCACCGGCCGTCCGGCGCCCCTGACCACCGTCCTCTACCCCGAGGACGACATCTGGGAGTGCGACTGCCGGGGCCGGGTGGACCCCTGCGAGCACGTGGTGGCGGCGGCCATCATCCTCCACCAGACGGTGACCCAGCGCGCCGCCGCACCGCGCGCCCCCGTACAGCGTGCCCCCGCGCCGCGCGCCCCCTCCCCTGCTCCCGCGAACCAGGCCGTCCAGGCCGTCGCGCGCCCCGGTGCCGCGCCGAAGCCGGAGCGCATGGTGTACCGCTTCAAGCGCGTGGACGGAGGGCTCCAGCTCGAACGCCTGCTGGTGCGTCCGGACAACACCGCTCGGCTCCTGGCACGCAGCCTGGCCTCCGTGCTCACCAACCCCGTGGAGGCGGCCCGCATCCAGGTGGAGCCGTGCGACCTGATCGTGGACAAGTTGTTGATGAAGCCCACGAGGGGCGCGCTCCCACCCGAGCGGCTCGACGCGCTCCTGCGCGCCCTGGAGCCCGCGCGCACCGTGCTCTTCGACGGCAACCTGGTGTCCGTCTCGAACGAGCCCCTCCTTCCGCGCGTCACCGTGGAGGACCGTGGCGAGCAGACGGTGCTCAAGGTGGAGAAGGACCCGCGCGTCACCGAGGTGGTGACCCCCGGGGTGGTGGTGTGCGGAGGCTCGCTCTGCCGGCTCGGCGAGCAGTCCCTCACCGGCGCGCGGTTGGAGAAGCTGCCGCAGGAGCGCGTCTTCTCGCCCGATCAGATGGGAGAGCTCACCGGGAAGGTGCTGCCGGACTTCGCGCGGCGCATGCCGGTGGACGTGAAGAGCCGGCGGCTGCCTCCCATCGACCGCACGCTCGTGCCGCGCATCTCCCTGGAGCTCGACCAGCTGGACTCCGGCCTCTCGGTGCTACCGACGCTGGTGTACGGCTCGCCGCCCTCGGTGCGCATCGACAACGGGCGCATGGTGTACCTGAAGGGCGCGGTGCCCGTGCGCGACGAGCCCGCCGAGCAGAAGCTCATCCACCAGCTGCGTGACGAGCTGAACATGGTGCCCGGCCGGCGCGTGACGGTGCAGGGCAAGGAGGCGGTGCAGCTCGCCGACAAGCTGCGGCGCTGGCGCGGCGGCCTCACCGGGGACGCGGCGCGCGTGGTGAGCCCCAACGTGCAGCTGCGCCCCACGCTCTCGGTGGACGCGGGCGCCACGGCCTCCGGCGTGCCCCAGGTGGGCTTCTCGTTCGAGTTCCAGGTGGAGGGAGAGGGACCGGGCGCGCCGCGCACGGTGGACGCGGGCGCGGTGATGCGCGCGTGGGAGGAGGGGCTGGGTCTGGTGCCGCTGGAGGGCGGAGGCTGGGCGCCGCTGCCCACCGCGTGGCTGAAGACGCACGGCCAGCGCGTGGCGGACCTGCTGGCTGCGCGCGGGGCGGACGGGCGGCTGGCCAACCACGCCATCCCCCAGCTCACCGGACTGTGCGACGCGCTGGAACACCCTCCTCCGCCCGGGCTCGAGCGGCTGGCGCCCCTGGTGCAGGGCTTCGAGAAGCTGCCGGACGTACAGCCCCCGAAGGATCTCACCGCGACGCTGCGCCCCTACCAGCTGCAGGGCGTGAGCTGGCTCACCTTCCTGCGGCAGGCGGGCCTGGGCGGCGTGCTCGCGGACGACATGGGTCTGGGCAAGACGCTGCAGACCATCTGCACGCTGGGGCCGGGCACGCTGGTGGTGGCGCCCACGAGCGTGCTGCCCAACTGGGAGGCGGAGGTGAAGCGCTTCCGTCCCTCGCTGAAGGTGTCCGTCTACCACGGCCCCGGCCGCGCCCTGGACGAGGCGGCCGACGTGACGCTCACCACGTACGCGCTGCTGCGCCTGGACGCGGAGGTGCTCGGGGCGAAGGAGTGGGACACGGTGGTGCTGGACGAGGCCCAGGCCATCAAGAACCCGGACAGCCAGGTGGCGCGCGCGGCGTACGGGCTGCGGGCCAACTTCCGGGTGGCGCTGAGCGGCACGCCCATCGAGAACCGGCTCGAGGAGCTCTGGAGCCTGATGCACTTCACCAACCGGGGGCTGCTCGGGGGGCGCAAGGAGTTCGAGGAGCGGTGGGCGAGGCCCGTCTCGGACAACCAGAAGGGAGCGGCCGAGCAGCTGCGCGCGCGCATCCGTCCCTTCGTGCTGCGCAGGCTCAAGCGGGACGTGGCGCCCGAGCTGCCGCCGCGCACCGAGTCCGTGCGGCACGTCACCCTCAACGAGCGGGAGCGCGCCGTCTACGACGCGGTGTACGCGGCCACGCGCGAGGAGGTGGTGTCGCAGCTCGAGGAGGGCGGCAGCGTGCTCAAGGCGCTGGAGGCGCTGCTGCGGCTGCGTCAGGCGGCGTGCCACCCGGCGCTGGTGCCGGGACAGCAGGCGAAGACGTCCTCCAAGGTGCAGGCGCTGATCGAAGCGCTCGGCACGGCGGTGGAGGACGGGCACAAGGCGCTCGTCTTCTCGCAGTGGACGTCGATGTTGGACCTCATCGAGCCGGAGCTGCGGGAGGCGGGTATCGGCTTCATCCGGCTCGACGGCAGCACGAGCAACCGTGGCGCCGTGGCCGAATCGTTCCAGGACCCGAAGGGCCCGCCGGTGATGCTCATCTCGCTCAAGGCGGGAGCCACGGGACTGAACCTCACGGCGGCGGACCACGTCTTCCTGGTGGACCCGTGGTGGAACCCGTCCGTGGAGGCACAGGCGGCGGACCGGGCGCACCGCATCGGCCAGCAGCGGCCGGTGATGGTGTACCGGCTGGTGTCGCAAGGCACGGTGGAGGAGAAGATCCTCACCCTGCAGGAGAAGAAACGCGCGCTCTTCGAGTCCGCGCTCGGTGGCGCCTCCGGGGCCGCGGCCATCACCCGAGCCGACCTCATGCAACTGCTCGACTGA